From a region of the Acidimicrobiales bacterium genome:
- a CDS encoding metallophosphoesterase, producing MTEPIRVLQLSDTHFLAEGAEAEGGFAYDTSEAFDAVFEHCGANAGGADMVVVTGDIADHGEPDEYRLAASAFARFEVPVNVCPGNHDFDAPFTVGVARPGVSTSRVVEAGPWAFVFVDSNAGGMIVDETGRTIDPSDGSRLHRNGTLGMREAAWIRDVCARTAAQHVFVWVHHPPAPRLQLSFDADYAAEWAATMAGLPKLRGIGGGHTHVPDVYDFHDVPVFVAPSLKHCFDLDAQTWLPPGYRTYEFGADGSVTSDLHLIDDDRWPRRPLGRALISLFRGELTYDDLAEIAARRAQQGS from the coding sequence ATGACCGAACCGATTCGTGTCCTGCAGTTGTCCGATACCCACTTCCTCGCCGAGGGCGCAGAGGCCGAGGGGGGTTTCGCCTACGACACGTCCGAGGCGTTCGACGCAGTGTTCGAGCACTGCGGTGCCAACGCCGGCGGGGCCGACATGGTGGTGGTCACCGGTGATATCGCCGATCACGGCGAGCCAGACGAATACCGCCTGGCCGCCAGCGCCTTCGCCCGGTTCGAGGTGCCGGTGAACGTGTGCCCGGGCAACCACGACTTCGACGCCCCATTCACCGTGGGGGTGGCCAGGCCGGGCGTCAGCACGTCACGGGTGGTCGAGGCCGGCCCGTGGGCGTTCGTGTTCGTCGACTCGAACGCGGGCGGCATGATCGTCGACGAAACCGGCCGCACAATCGACCCCTCAGACGGATCGCGGCTGCACCGAAACGGGACCTTGGGCATGCGCGAAGCGGCGTGGATCCGAGATGTGTGCGCCAGAACCGCGGCCCAGCACGTGTTCGTGTGGGTGCACCATCCGCCCGCACCGCGGCTTCAGCTGAGCTTCGACGCCGATTATGCGGCCGAGTGGGCGGCCACGATGGCCGGCCTGCCCAAGCTGCGTGGCATCGGGGGAGGGCACACACACGTCCCCGACGTGTACGACTTCCACGACGTACCGGTGTTCGTAGCCCCGTCGCTGAAGCACTGTTTCGATCTCGACGCCCAGACCTGGTTGCCGCCCGGCTATAGGACCTACGAGTTCGGTGCGGACGGGTCGGTCACCAGCGACCTGCACCTGATCGACGACGACCGCTGGCCTCGCCGGCCGTTGGGGCGGGCGCTCATCTCGCTGTTCCGCGGTGAGCTGACCTATGACGACCTGGCCGAGATAGCGGCCCGTCGCGCGCAGCAGGGATCCTGA
- a CDS encoding alpha/beta fold hydrolase has protein sequence MSDLSLRSSAVTVGGQRIRVMVENRGAGRPLLLINGIGATGELFEPLRRHLTDRETIAFDAPGVGDSPTPLYPRSMRGLADLVAGLIVELGHERVDVLGLSWGGALAQELTRRHPRRVNRLILAATMMGWTSVPGRPAAISILMSPVRYYSPDYLRRVAPTLYGGAIKDHPDLLDEHARLRESKPPTQLGYLYQLAALRRWSSLPWLHRIKHRTLVLAGDDDPIIPLFNAEVMARQIPDGRLHRVEGGGHLFLFTRAEEMAGVIRRFLATGSEQARLHLSA, from the coding sequence ATGAGCGACCTGAGCCTCCGTTCGTCGGCCGTCACGGTCGGCGGTCAGCGAATACGGGTGATGGTCGAGAACCGCGGTGCCGGACGACCACTGCTGCTCATCAACGGCATCGGGGCCACCGGCGAACTCTTCGAGCCGTTGAGACGGCACCTGACCGACCGCGAGACCATCGCCTTCGATGCCCCCGGCGTGGGCGACAGCCCCACACCGCTGTACCCCAGATCGATGAGGGGGCTCGCCGACCTCGTTGCGGGGCTGATCGTAGAACTCGGCCACGAGCGGGTCGACGTGCTGGGGCTGTCGTGGGGCGGTGCCCTGGCCCAGGAACTGACGCGTAGGCATCCCCGCAGGGTCAACCGCCTGATCCTGGCGGCAACGATGATGGGCTGGACCTCTGTGCCCGGCCGTCCTGCGGCCATATCGATACTGATGTCGCCGGTCAGGTACTACTCGCCCGACTATCTGCGCCGTGTGGCTCCCACCCTTTACGGCGGTGCCATCAAGGATCATCCCGACCTGCTCGACGAGCACGCCAGGTTGCGCGAATCGAAGCCGCCCACCCAGCTGGGCTACCTGTACCAACTCGCAGCCCTGCGGCGCTGGAGCAGCCTGCCGTGGCTCCACCGAATCAAGCACCGGACCCTGGTGCTGGCCGGCGACGACGATCCGATCATTCCGCTCTTCAACGCCGAGGTCATGGCCAGGCAGATTCCAGACGGCCGCCTGCACCGGGTCGAAGGCGGTGGCCACCTGTTCCTTTTCACCAGGGCCGAAGAAATGGCCGGGGTAATTCGCCGATTCCTGGCGACCGGCTCCGAACAGGCTCGCCTGCACCTGTCTGCCTGA
- a CDS encoding alpha/beta fold hydrolase, translated as MTVKTDAATSATATTDPIQEDLAIVEATVEALTSSIPAALSPKQAAAAVGRFASSLITQPQVLTRHFVDTAVEGAKIVAGTSEIAAGAKDRRFAHEAFTTNPVYKRLAQAQTLAERKTGELIDGLDLDPKSQIRSRYLADLMLSASAPTNQLLGNPAALEEARRTKGRSLVDGARHALHDVLHNGAMPSMVDTRPFTPGDTVACTPGAVVYSNAVLELIQYTPTTETVFERPVFVMPPQINKYYILDLAPGRSLVEHLVSNGHQVLMVSWRNVGPEHRDWNLDTYVAATLEAMDAALEVTGADDLNLLGVCAGGITASALLGHLAAVGDKRVNSVSYLVTILDWEEPSMIGSMISGPVLGAARRRSQRKGVLDGGDLGRVFAWLRPNDLVWNYWVNNYLTGKNPPAFDVLSWNVDATNLPAGLHSDFLQIAGTNGLLKAGHITVLDTPVDLSSIQCDSFVVGAVTDHITPWTGCFATVNALGGTSEFVLSSQGHIQALVNPSGNPKGSFRTGDAIVGAGGGQTAQDWLDQSTEHSGSWWDHWTQWLSSRSGEHKASPTELGSQTHPAGIAAPGSYVHG; from the coding sequence ATGACTGTCAAGACCGACGCTGCCACATCGGCGACTGCCACAACCGACCCGATTCAGGAAGACCTGGCCATCGTCGAGGCCACTGTCGAAGCCCTCACCTCGTCTATCCCAGCCGCCCTGTCACCAAAGCAGGCAGCTGCAGCCGTCGGCCGGTTCGCGAGTTCGTTGATAACCCAGCCACAGGTGCTGACACGGCACTTCGTAGACACCGCGGTCGAGGGCGCAAAGATCGTCGCCGGGACGTCCGAGATCGCAGCCGGCGCCAAGGACCGTCGCTTCGCTCACGAAGCCTTCACCACCAACCCCGTATACAAGCGGCTCGCTCAGGCTCAGACCCTGGCCGAACGCAAGACTGGCGAACTCATCGACGGTCTCGATCTCGATCCCAAGAGCCAGATTCGATCGAGGTACCTGGCAGACCTGATGCTGTCGGCGTCTGCTCCGACCAACCAGCTTCTCGGCAACCCGGCTGCCTTGGAAGAGGCCCGCCGAACCAAAGGACGCAGCCTCGTCGACGGGGCGCGCCACGCCCTACACGACGTCCTGCACAACGGTGCGATGCCCTCGATGGTCGACACCCGACCGTTCACGCCGGGCGACACCGTGGCTTGCACGCCAGGTGCCGTCGTCTATTCGAATGCGGTACTCGAGCTGATCCAGTACACGCCCACCACCGAAACGGTCTTCGAACGGCCCGTGTTCGTGATGCCGCCGCAGATCAACAAGTACTACATCCTCGACCTCGCCCCCGGCCGGAGCCTGGTCGAGCACCTGGTATCGAACGGGCACCAGGTGCTGATGGTGAGCTGGCGCAATGTCGGCCCCGAACATCGCGACTGGAACCTCGACACCTATGTGGCAGCAACACTCGAGGCGATGGACGCGGCTCTCGAGGTCACCGGCGCCGACGACCTGAACCTGCTCGGCGTCTGCGCCGGCGGCATCACCGCCTCGGCCCTGCTCGGCCACCTGGCCGCCGTAGGCGACAAGCGAGTGAACTCGGTCAGCTATCTGGTGACGATCCTCGACTGGGAAGAGCCCTCGATGATCGGTTCGATGATCTCGGGCCCGGTGCTGGGCGCGGCCAGGCGTCGAAGCCAGCGCAAGGGCGTGCTGGACGGTGGTGACCTCGGCCGAGTGTTCGCATGGCTGCGCCCGAATGACCTGGTCTGGAACTACTGGGTCAACAACTACCTCACCGGCAAGAACCCACCTGCGTTCGACGTGCTCAGCTGGAACGTCGACGCCACGAACCTTCCCGCCGGATTGCACTCTGACTTCCTGCAGATCGCGGGCACGAACGGCTTGCTGAAGGCCGGTCACATCACCGTGCTCGACACCCCTGTAGACCTGTCGAGCATCCAATGCGATTCGTTCGTCGTGGGTGCGGTCACCGACCACATCACACCGTGGACGGGGTGTTTCGCAACCGTCAACGCACTGGGGGGCACCTCGGAGTTCGTACTGAGCTCGCAGGGTCACATCCAGGCGCTGGTCAACCCGTCGGGCAACCCGAAGGGCAGCTTCCGCACCGGCGATGCAATCGTCGGCGCGGGCGGTGGACAAACCGCTCAGGACTGGCTCGATCAGTCGACCGAGCACTCGGGCAGCTGGTGGGACCATTGGACCCAATGGCTTTCGAGCCGCTCTGGTGAACACAAGGCATCCCCGACCGAGCTCGGCAGCCAGACTCATCCCGCGGGTATCGCTGCGCCTGGGTCGTACGTACACGGATGA
- a CDS encoding TetR/AcrR family transcriptional regulator, protein MSGTSSTTTGYPRKRARTRRQLLEAGSSVLAERGPDGATVGAIAAAAGVTPATFYNHFSSLNELVESVVAELAVGVEIGRDTLAAVENDPAARVVIGTEQLLDLAVVDPIAANAFVNLLASVPGLRSRVRGIVIQAVTDGIDSGRFRQRSASVTADALLGAVVQWIRSALAGDPSQPRQEQLAIALQIVGLDDREIAPLIDAASSARTGVGA, encoded by the coding sequence ATGAGTGGAACCTCTTCGACAACGACTGGTTATCCCCGCAAACGGGCGCGCACCCGCCGTCAGCTGCTCGAAGCCGGCTCGTCTGTGTTGGCCGAACGAGGCCCCGACGGAGCCACGGTCGGAGCCATTGCCGCCGCGGCCGGCGTCACGCCGGCCACGTTCTACAACCACTTCTCGTCGTTGAACGAGCTCGTCGAGTCCGTTGTCGCCGAGCTGGCAGTAGGGGTCGAGATCGGGCGCGACACCCTTGCAGCCGTAGAGAACGACCCGGCCGCGCGGGTGGTGATCGGCACCGAGCAGCTCCTGGATCTCGCAGTTGTCGACCCGATTGCGGCGAACGCGTTCGTGAATCTGCTCGCGTCGGTACCCGGGCTTCGTTCGAGGGTACGGGGCATCGTCATCCAGGCCGTCACCGACGGCATCGACAGCGGCCGGTTTCGTCAGCGCTCTGCGTCGGTTACCGCCGACGCGCTTCTCGGCGCGGTGGTGCAGTGGATTCGCAGCGCACTGGCCGGCGACCCCTCGCAGCCTCGCCAGGAGCAACTGGCGATCGCGCTGCAGATCGTCGGACTCGACGATAGAGAGATCGCCCCCCTGATCGACGCCGCATCGTCGGCGCGCACCGGGGTCGGAGCTTGA
- a CDS encoding aldehyde dehydrogenase — MQTYDLFIDGQFVAPASGEYIDSDNPYTGEIWARVARGTAADVDAAAAAAKAASVGWAATTPTQRGRLLYKLADLIERDAQRLGEVEVRDNGKLIAEMAGQTMATAGWYRYYAGLADKVEGSVIPLDRPGVLNYTKHEPLGVVGLITAWNSPLLLLSWKLPAALAAGNTAVIKPSEFTSASTLEFVKLFEEAGFPPGVVNVVTGFGHEAGQAMIDHPDIVKIAFTGSDGTGQRIYESAAKHLKKVTLELGGKSPNIVFDDAELEAAVMGVISGIFAATGQTCIAGSRALVQRSVHDAFVERLVEVASSAVIGDPMSYDTHVGPVTTEPQFQKVLDYIRIAQEGGATCVLGGDRYTGPGSSGTRFVQPTIFTNVSNDMRIAQEEVFGPVLSIIGFDTEEEAIEIANDVNFGLAAGVWTQNIGRAVRVADAVKAGTVWVNTYRAVSFNSPFGGYKRSGLGRESGIEGIKEYLQTKSVWIAQDSSVANPFIMR, encoded by the coding sequence GTGCAGACATACGACCTCTTCATCGACGGGCAGTTCGTGGCGCCCGCTTCGGGCGAATACATCGACTCGGACAATCCATACACGGGCGAGATCTGGGCCCGGGTGGCCAGGGGAACCGCCGCCGATGTCGATGCCGCCGCAGCTGCAGCCAAGGCGGCTTCAGTCGGGTGGGCGGCCACAACTCCTACCCAGCGCGGACGCCTGCTGTACAAGCTCGCCGACCTGATCGAACGCGACGCCCAGCGCCTGGGCGAGGTCGAGGTGCGCGACAACGGCAAGCTGATCGCAGAGATGGCCGGCCAGACCATGGCCACGGCGGGCTGGTATCGCTATTACGCGGGACTGGCGGACAAGGTCGAGGGCTCGGTGATCCCTCTGGACCGCCCCGGGGTCCTGAACTACACCAAACACGAGCCGCTGGGTGTCGTGGGCCTGATAACCGCATGGAACTCGCCGTTGTTGTTGCTGTCGTGGAAGCTTCCGGCAGCTTTGGCGGCGGGCAACACCGCCGTCATCAAGCCGTCTGAGTTCACTTCGGCCTCGACGCTCGAGTTCGTGAAGCTGTTCGAAGAGGCCGGGTTCCCGCCGGGCGTCGTGAACGTGGTCACCGGCTTCGGGCACGAGGCCGGCCAGGCCATGATCGATCATCCCGACATCGTCAAGATCGCCTTCACGGGATCGGACGGCACCGGGCAGCGGATATATGAGTCGGCGGCCAAGCACCTGAAGAAGGTGACGCTCGAGCTGGGCGGCAAGTCGCCCAACATCGTGTTCGACGATGCCGAACTGGAAGCGGCCGTGATGGGGGTCATTTCCGGGATCTTCGCCGCCACCGGCCAGACCTGCATCGCCGGTTCGCGGGCCCTGGTGCAGCGCTCTGTGCACGACGCCTTCGTCGAGCGCCTGGTCGAGGTGGCATCGTCGGCGGTCATCGGCGACCCAATGTCGTACGACACCCACGTGGGCCCCGTCACCACCGAACCGCAGTTTCAGAAGGTCCTCGACTACATCCGCATCGCCCAGGAGGGCGGCGCCACGTGTGTGCTCGGCGGCGACCGCTATACCGGGCCAGGCTCGTCTGGCACCCGCTTCGTCCAGCCGACCATATTCACCAACGTCTCCAACGACATGCGCATAGCCCAGGAAGAGGTGTTCGGGCCCGTGTTGTCGATCATCGGCTTCGACACCGAAGAAGAGGCCATCGAGATAGCAAACGACGTCAACTTCGGACTCGCAGCAGGCGTGTGGACCCAGAACATCGGTAGGGCCGTGCGCGTCGCCGACGCGGTGAAGGCAGGCACCGTGTGGGTGAACACCTACAGAGCGGTGTCGTTCAACTCGCCGTTCGGCGGATACAAGCGCAGTGGCCTGGGCCGCGAGAGCGGCATCGAGGGAATCAAGGAGTACCTGCAGACCAAGTCGGTCTGGATCGCGCAGGATTCGTCGGTCGCGAACCCGTTCATCATGCGTTAG
- a CDS encoding DUF1330 domain-containing protein, translating into MTKAYWISAYHEVHDPQKLAEYAKLAGPAIAKAGGRFLARSEAVRAYEAGLMQRTVLIEFDSVEAAEACHDSPGYQAALQALGDGVTRDLRIVPGVD; encoded by the coding sequence ATGACCAAGGCCTATTGGATAAGTGCGTACCACGAAGTACACGACCCGCAGAAGCTCGCCGAGTATGCCAAGCTCGCCGGTCCGGCGATCGCCAAGGCCGGCGGCCGGTTCCTGGCCCGGTCCGAGGCCGTGCGGGCCTACGAAGCCGGGCTGATGCAGCGCACCGTTCTTATCGAGTTCGACTCGGTCGAAGCCGCCGAAGCCTGCCACGACAGCCCCGGCTACCAGGCCGCTCTGCAGGCCCTGGGCGACGGGGTCACCAGAGACCTGCGCATCGTGCCCGGCGTCGACTAG
- the nfsA gene encoding oxygen-insensitive NADPH nitroreductase: MDVISLLKSHRSIRKFTDEPVSDEMVADIISAGLSAATSSNLQGTTVIRVRDPQTRAAIAEVAGGQAYVETAGAFFVWCADLHRSAVACEMAGGDFHPGVTEHFIIATVDCALAAQNAVVAAESLGLGICYIGGIRNDPAKVTELLELPQQVYPLFGLCIGWPDQDPALKPRLPLSVTLKEERYDESADREGIEAYDEQMRAYYLERTGGKLDRVWSADMSALLGKESRPHMRGFLEGQGLNTH, encoded by the coding sequence ATGGATGTCATCTCACTGCTGAAGTCGCACAGGTCGATTCGCAAGTTCACGGACGAGCCCGTCTCCGACGAGATGGTGGCAGACATCATCTCTGCCGGGCTCTCTGCTGCCACGTCCTCGAACCTGCAGGGCACCACGGTGATCAGGGTGCGCGATCCACAAACCCGCGCTGCCATCGCCGAAGTCGCCGGCGGGCAGGCCTATGTCGAGACGGCCGGTGCGTTCTTCGTGTGGTGCGCTGATCTGCACCGGTCGGCGGTGGCGTGCGAGATGGCGGGCGGCGACTTTCATCCCGGCGTCACCGAGCATTTCATCATCGCAACCGTCGACTGCGCCCTTGCCGCCCAGAATGCCGTCGTCGCCGCCGAGTCCTTGGGGCTGGGCATCTGCTACATCGGCGGCATCCGCAACGACCCGGCAAAGGTCACCGAACTGCTCGAGCTGCCCCAGCAGGTGTATCCACTGTTCGGGCTCTGCATCGGCTGGCCAGACCAGGATCCTGCCCTCAAGCCCAGGCTGCCTCTGTCGGTGACGCTGAAGGAAGAGCGCTACGACGAATCGGCCGACAGGGAGGGAATCGAGGCCTACGACGAGCAGATGCGGGCCTATTACCTCGAGCGCACAGGCGGCAAGCTCGACCGGGTGTGGAGTGCCGACATGTCGGCTCTGCTGGGTAAGGAGAGCCGCCCGCACATGCGCGGCTTCCTCGAAGGTCAGGGCCTCAACACCCACTGA
- a CDS encoding aldehyde dehydrogenase family protein has protein sequence MEARPAPVCRDQRQERLIITPSADLDLAVADLVTSAFGHSGQKCSAASLAICVGDVYESPRFRQKLTDAVTSLAVGSQHDLSTTMGPLIGPPPDKLMRALTQLDDGEEWLVKPTRLDDGLWTPGVRIGVEPNSWFHLTECFGPVLGVMRADDLDHAIALQNSTDYGLTGGIHTLEDDDVERWLEGVEVGNAYVNRTITGAIVQRQPFGGWKHSAIGPGAKAGGPNYVRSLRRWIDTAPRDEAWLDLARGSDERWWLDHYSIQHDPSALYCESNILRYRPLPRAVIWVASDADPIEVQRCTLAAQRCCEQVLVLSEDEFVANQVGPYDRVRVVGSASGLVISAALAAGAQLIDTPVTGDGRIELGYYLREQAVSRTLHRFGNVA, from the coding sequence GTGGAAGCCAGACCTGCGCCTGTTTGCCGAGACCAGCGGCAAGAACGCCTGATCATCACCCCGAGCGCCGATCTCGACCTGGCCGTCGCCGACCTGGTGACGTCGGCCTTCGGGCACAGCGGCCAGAAGTGTTCGGCTGCGTCGCTGGCCATTTGTGTGGGCGACGTGTACGAGTCACCGCGGTTTCGCCAGAAGCTGACCGACGCCGTGACCAGCCTGGCGGTTGGCTCACAACACGATCTGTCCACCACGATGGGTCCGCTGATCGGACCACCCCCGGACAAGCTGATGCGAGCGTTGACCCAGCTCGATGACGGCGAGGAGTGGCTGGTGAAGCCAACTCGCCTCGACGACGGATTGTGGACGCCCGGCGTTCGCATCGGCGTCGAACCCAACTCGTGGTTCCATCTCACCGAGTGTTTCGGTCCTGTTCTGGGCGTCATGCGCGCCGACGACCTCGACCACGCCATCGCATTGCAGAACAGCACCGACTATGGGCTGACCGGCGGCATTCACACCCTCGAAGACGACGACGTCGAGCGGTGGCTCGAAGGGGTCGAGGTCGGCAACGCATACGTCAATCGCACCATCACGGGTGCGATCGTTCAGCGCCAGCCATTCGGCGGTTGGAAACACTCGGCGATCGGGCCGGGCGCCAAAGCCGGAGGGCCGAACTATGTGCGCAGCCTCCGCCGGTGGATCGATACCGCGCCCCGCGACGAGGCCTGGCTCGACCTCGCTCGCGGGTCTGACGAAAGATGGTGGCTGGATCACTACAGCATCCAGCACGACCCGTCGGCGCTTTACTGCGAGTCGAACATCTTGCGGTATCGGCCTCTCCCCCGGGCTGTCATCTGGGTCGCGTCCGACGCCGACCCGATCGAGGTCCAGCGCTGCACGCTGGCGGCGCAGCGCTGTTGCGAACAGGTGCTGGTGTTGAGCGAGGACGAGTTCGTCGCCAACCAAGTCGGGCCCTACGACAGGGTTCGTGTTGTGGGCTCTGCGTCCGGGTTGGTCATCAGCGCGGCTCTGGCCGCCGGCGCCCAGCTGATAGACACCCCGGTGACCGGCGACGGGCGAATCGAACTGGGCTACTACCTACGCGAACAGGCGGTCTCGAGAACCCTTCACAGGTTTGGCAACGTGGCCTGA
- a CDS encoding aldehyde dehydrogenase family protein: MELPGRHTCGWRASSLAAGNPVVLKPAPEVPRCSALIVDACRQAGLDESTVAYLRCPDNEVGAT, from the coding sequence GTGGAACTTCCCGGTCGCCATACCTGTGGGTGGCGTGCGTCGTCGTTGGCGGCCGGCAACCCCGTGGTGCTGAAGCCGGCTCCCGAGGTTCCCCGCTGCAGCGCCTTGATCGTGGACGCTTGCCGCCAGGCCGGGCTCGACGAGTCCACGGTCGCGTATCTCCGATGCCCCGACAACGAGGTGGGCGCCACCTGA
- a CDS encoding proline dehydrogenase family protein — MTPVTMEVMIPVPETAHATTPDDLVDPSVELVSRWLAQATAEENRADRAAAGKLRSILADPDGIAFTLEFVDRVARPDSDTVGAEQLADLVARHGTPAFAGRVDGALLRAGTTLAPRVPRLVMPLVRRRLRQMVGHLLVDARHRRLADHIDKRQAEGYRLNVNLLGEAVLGNAEADRRLAMTMDLIENSSVDYVSVKVSSVAAQLHPWAFEHNVERLTSRLTPMFQAAAANHTFVNLDMEEYRDLALTIEVFERMLDRPEFLNLEAGIVLQAYLPDAMGALERLVSWAGQRRDRGGADIKIRLVKGANLAMERVDAAMHGWKLATYSTKADTDANYKRCLDWLMQPHRMRAVRLGLASHNLFDVAFARLLSVERGVESRVEFEMLQGMAPAQARTVKSEAGAMLLYTPAVAPADFDAAISYLVRRLEENASPENFLHSLVDLAPASQSFRTEAARFREAVARRNQVVAAAMRDQNRHAGVDFSGPRTSSRMPPTPTRRFRPTANGWPLLWSRAAGFAPPTRSAPPTRSTGSWPAWLRRHGCALVDASVRRFWTGLATPSNGAEASSWQSWSTKPTRRLPKPTRRSPRPSTSHTTTRDV, encoded by the coding sequence GTGACCCCAGTCACGATGGAGGTGATGATCCCGGTGCCAGAGACCGCACACGCCACCACCCCCGACGACCTGGTCGACCCGTCCGTCGAGCTGGTCTCCCGCTGGTTGGCCCAGGCCACCGCCGAGGAGAACCGGGCCGACCGCGCCGCCGCAGGCAAGCTGCGCTCGATCCTGGCCGATCCCGATGGCATTGCGTTCACGCTCGAGTTCGTCGATCGCGTGGCGCGCCCCGACAGCGACACCGTTGGCGCAGAGCAGCTCGCCGACCTGGTCGCCCGCCACGGCACGCCGGCCTTCGCCGGGCGCGTCGATGGGGCGCTGCTGCGGGCCGGTACCACGCTGGCACCCCGGGTTCCCCGACTTGTGATGCCCCTGGTTCGCCGCCGGCTGCGCCAGATGGTCGGCCATCTTCTGGTCGACGCACGGCACCGGCGGCTCGCAGACCACATCGACAAACGCCAGGCCGAGGGATATCGCCTGAACGTGAACCTGCTGGGCGAGGCCGTGCTGGGTAACGCCGAGGCCGACCGACGGCTGGCCATGACCATGGACCTGATCGAGAACTCGTCGGTCGACTATGTGTCGGTGAAGGTGTCATCGGTTGCGGCCCAACTCCACCCCTGGGCCTTCGAGCACAACGTCGAGCGGTTGACGAGTCGCCTGACCCCCATGTTCCAGGCCGCGGCCGCCAACCACACCTTCGTGAACCTAGACATGGAGGAATACCGCGACCTGGCGTTGACCATCGAGGTGTTCGAACGCATGCTCGACAGGCCCGAGTTCCTGAACCTCGAAGCCGGCATCGTGCTGCAGGCATACCTGCCCGATGCCATGGGTGCCCTCGAACGGCTGGTGTCGTGGGCGGGGCAACGCAGGGATCGGGGTGGCGCCGACATCAAGATCAGGCTGGTCAAGGGTGCCAACCTGGCGATGGAACGGGTGGATGCCGCAATGCACGGCTGGAAGCTGGCCACCTATTCGACCAAGGCGGACACCGACGCCAACTACAAGCGCTGCCTCGACTGGCTGATGCAGCCTCACCGCATGCGAGCAGTGCGCCTCGGGTTGGCCAGCCACAACCTCTTCGACGTTGCATTCGCCCGACTGTTGAGCGTCGAACGCGGTGTCGAGTCGAGGGTCGAGTTCGAGATGCTGCAGGGCATGGCACCAGCGCAGGCGCGCACGGTCAAGTCCGAAGCCGGTGCGATGCTGCTGTACACGCCTGCTGTCGCCCCGGCCGATTTCGACGCGGCCATCAGCTATCTGGTGAGGCGGCTCGAGGAGAACGCCTCACCCGAGAACTTCCTTCACAGCCTCGTCGACCTCGCCCCCGCCAGCCAATCGTTTCGTACCGAGGCCGCACGATTCCGCGAGGCGGTGGCCAGACGAAACCAGGTAGTCGCGGCTGCGATGCGCGACCAGAACCGGCACGCCGGTGTCGACTTCAGCGGCCCGCGGACGTCTTCGAGAATGCCCCCGACACCGACCCGACGCTTCAGGCCAACCGCCAATGGCTGGCCGCTGCTCTGGAGTCGGGCAGCGGGGTTCGCACCCCCGACCAGATCAGCACCACCGACGAGGTCGACAGGGTCGTGGCCCGCCTGGCTGCGTCGCCATGGCTGCGCTCTGGTCGACGCGAGCGTGCGTCGGTTCTGGACAGGCTTGGCGACACCATCGAACGGCGCCGAGGCGAGTTCGTGGCAGTCATGGTCGACGAAGCCAACAAGACGGTTGCCGAAGCCGACAAGGAGGTCTCCGAGGCCGTCGACTTCGCACACTACTACGCGCGATGTATAG
- a CDS encoding AraC family transcriptional regulator, whose amino-acid sequence MKHVLFDCQDQLLELFEHLNGVLFCIKDADGRYVYVNDGFLNRSGKTSKRDVIGRRASDIFVPSRAQQYEAQDAHVLTTGASMHDLLELIRRPNGDAGWYVTTKLPVRRDGSVVGIVSMSSDLETPSADDIAVNSLTRVIDHVTDNLTLALRVADLAEVAGCSTGQLTGRFRQVFGLTPAQYVARVRVGAAAALLAESKLAISDVAARCGFTDQAHLTRQFARYTGLTPGQYRAERTDLL is encoded by the coding sequence GTGAAACACGTGCTCTTCGATTGCCAGGACCAACTCCTCGAGCTGTTCGAGCATCTGAACGGGGTCCTGTTCTGCATCAAGGACGCCGATGGCCGCTACGTCTACGTGAACGACGGCTTCCTGAACCGTTCGGGCAAGACATCCAAGCGAGACGTCATCGGCCGGCGTGCGTCCGACATCTTCGTGCCGTCCAGGGCCCAGCAATACGAGGCCCAAGACGCCCACGTGCTGACAACCGGCGCATCGATGCACGACCTGCTCGAGCTGATCCGCAGGCCCAACGGCGACGCGGGCTGGTATGTCACCACCAAGCTGCCGGTGCGCCGCGACGGCTCGGTGGTCGGAATCGTGTCCATGAGCTCAGACCTCGAGACGCCCAGCGCCGACGACATCGCCGTCAACTCGCTGACGCGGGTCATCGACCACGTCACCGACAACCTCACGCTTGCGTTGCGGGTGGCCGACCTCGCCGAGGTGGCCGGATGCTCGACTGGCCAGTTGACCGGGCGCTTCAGGCAGGTGTTCGGTTTGACCCCCGCCCAGTACGTCGCTCGTGTTCGCGTCGGCGCTGCTGCCGCGCTCCTGGCCGAGTCGAAGCTGGCGATAAGCGACGTCGCGGCCCGCTGTGGGTTCACCGATCAGGCCCACCTGACCCGCCAGTTCGCCCGCTACACGGGCCTCACCCCAGGGCAGTATCGGGCCGAGCGCACCGACCTGCTCTGA